A window of the Sandaracinaceae bacterium genome harbors these coding sequences:
- a CDS encoding NUDIX domain-containing protein has product MPEQVAVVDADNRFLRWTDRAEVHDRRLPHRSVQVLLFDPAGRLVLQRRHAAKRTYPGHWDISASGHVEAPDYPDLEAPDAGLDAVYDAVAARELEEELGVRCPLTRLGAFGPEPGVHYEHLVLYQGQSDGPFVAQPSEVAEVARFTPEAFDALVGSDDLVTPSVRWFVSWARSHRIW; this is encoded by the coding sequence ATGCCCGAGCAGGTCGCCGTCGTCGACGCGGACAACCGGTTCCTTCGCTGGACCGATCGCGCCGAGGTGCACGACCGACGCCTGCCGCATCGGAGCGTACAGGTCCTGCTCTTCGATCCCGCGGGGCGGCTCGTGCTGCAGCGCCGACACGCGGCCAAGCGCACCTACCCCGGCCACTGGGACATCTCGGCGTCCGGACACGTCGAGGCGCCGGATTACCCAGACCTGGAGGCCCCCGACGCCGGGCTCGACGCGGTGTACGACGCGGTCGCGGCGCGCGAGCTCGAAGAGGAGCTGGGCGTGCGCTGCCCGCTGACGCGCCTCGGCGCCTTCGGGCCGGAGCCGGGCGTGCACTACGAGCACCTCGTGCTCTACCAGGGGCAGAGCGACGGCCCCTTCGTGGCGCAGCCCAGCGAGGTCGCGGAGGTCGCGCGGTTCACCCCCGAGGCGTTCGACGCGCTCGTCGGCTCGGACGACCTCGTGACGCCCTCGGTGCGCTGGTTCGTCTCCTGGGCCCGGAGCCACCGCATCTGGTGA